The Silene latifolia isolate original U9 population chromosome Y, ASM4854445v1, whole genome shotgun sequence sequence tccgaaaccaaaccaactgaaaagaaatctaagttcaagacacagcggaagactctagtgacaagTTATGacttcatcccagctatccctcgcgcaagccatctcatacctgctgaccatccccgaatggataaccatagttttcaaaacatttaaacggtgtcagttactgattacataaaacaaaatacacaagatacaacacacacaactcccaactccattatatctccacacccctgactacacactgaagtgtgtagtctAATACACAAGATACAACACACACAACTCCCAACTCCATTAAATCTCCACACCCCTGaatacacactgaagtgtgtagtcctgccagaatacccatcgcaacagatattccacgttGCCAgcaggggaccgcagccgtacagaccaaatccccgctcatccaATCCGAGcgaaacccatgttccttaatgtgcacatcccctcctgttgcggattccacagagggtgaatcaagggcgtgaagccactcccgcaagtgactccacttagccgaggacacgcctcgcgaaccacagacaaacacaaccaaccacattatacaataacAATTACCAATATGATAAACACTAACAACagtaaacaaccaacaacaattcACAAACCaaactatgtaatcaataaccgagtaggaaaaccctacctggaataagtaATTCACCAAATCGTCACAAATCAGCTATTCAAtattgctcctctacgaaaccacctcctataatcacataaacatacaattactatctaatacacatcatactcccaaaatctcccaaaataccccattagggctttaaacaaaatcaatgaaaaggcataaaaactatacaaggatcttacccataatACGACAAACTCAACGGCGTAAACAACACGATGATCCGACAACTTTAGcacttaggatttgatagcaacgcgaagacgagagtaacgtaacttgtttttctcttgtgaggttttagaaaagataaaaagtgaaaaagaaactgacggaatactttatatatcattctcgcattgctaacaaaacccggcaGAAATAACCTGtagaaccgacttactcgatcgactaagtcacttactcgatcgagtgacccttactcgattgagtgccacacttactcgatcgagtacccatcagcagtacaCTATTTCGAAatccaaactcacttactcgacagagtaagccccactcgatagagtatccaaaaacatagaaaaccgtagtattacagcaaGGCCCTAAGTTGGTTTTCAAACCTGTATCTGCCAAACCAATTGAATTGAGTAAGAGTAAGCCTTGTATACTAGGTGATCCCTCAGCATCCCTCAGTGGCTAAGGAGGTGACTACCTCTCTGACAACAACCCAAACTAAGGTAAGCCCTACTAATGCTGCTGAAACACACCAAGAATGCAACAAGATAGAATAGTTGGCTCAGACactcaaatagccttgaagagagcTTTGCCTGTTGATTCTCATCCAACTACTTTAGATCTTTAAAACATATTTAAACCTCTTGCGCCTGAATCTAAGACTAATGCTTCTGAGGGTCCCAATGAACCTCATACAAGCCGACCCTAAAATGGATAAGAAAATTGGTAACGCACACCGTGTAtcggataagtgggagattgttggagttagtgtcctccacaatagtgtgtGTATAcaaattaaatctcattacaggAATATAATAGAGATACTTATATTTATGTAATCcatgtcagttgattaacgtaagtAAATAacagttggctgactagagtttgacgttattatcgtaTGACGGCGGTGATCATATGAtctctttcggtcacacctaaaggaacgagccccaataaatatctaattaattgtatgtgatacagtttaattagtccttTGATAAACTGACTAAAAGTTAGTCAATTAAGTTAATTTTGAGAGATCGAGTTATTAACTCGGGCCGACggaatttattattttattattcgataattgaataataaattattgagacgggttttagaaattaattgttaatttactaaaattgtactacttGACTAATGAGTTTAGTGCTAGTACTTGTCAAATGTATGTAGGTGTACATGTATATATAATATGAGTGTTATTAGACAAAATAATTGGGAAACATTTATATCATATAAGATGATAAAGtgaatgatatatatatatatatatatatatatatatatatatatatatatatatatatatatatatatatagatatatattaATTTGTGTGACAAATTATAAAATCAAAATGGACCCATATTGGTATGGGGTGTCGTGTAAATGGACTAAAAAATGAAGTGCTTTAGACACCATCATTAGTCTTATGCATGCTTTACTTTTTCTCTTCCcaatttaattattatttgtCTTATCTAGGTATTACTAGATTTGGGCTCTTTAGCTTTAAATATAGCCCCACTATTTTCACAATACAGAGTTATAGGGTCTTCGGCGgtatggactactcctagtcttTCCATGAATTGCCGAATTAAAACAGCTTCCTTTTCAGCTTCCGACGCTGCCAGGTACTCAGCTTCTGTTTTAGAATCCGCAGtgacgctttgcttgaagctcttccagcaaacagctcctccattcaACATAAagacatagccggattgggatttcaaatcatcccgatcggtttggaaactagcGTCCGTGTAACGTCTTACACGCAACTCAagttctcctccaaacactaagaatgaatccttagtccttctcaagtacttaaggatgttctttacggctatccagtgagaCTCACCTGGCTTGGCTTGGTAACGactcgtcatgctcaaagcatacgcGACGTcaggacgagtgcaaatcatagcatacaagATAGACCCaatagcggaagcataagggatggtCTTCATGCGTTTAATTTCCTGAGGtatagagggagactgtgacttactcaaagtgatcccttgAGCCATAGAAAGAAAGCCTGTCTTGGAGTCCTTCATATTGAACCGAttaagaatcttatcaatataagcttcttaactcaatgctagtatcctcttggacctatccctatagatctggatacccaaaaagcgttgtgcctctcccaagtccttcatctggaaatgattcCTTAGCCACTCCTTAATGGAAGTGAGCGTCGATACATCATTCCTGATGAGccatatgtcatccacatataagataaGGAAagcaactttactcccactaaacttcatgtataaacaaggttcctcaacacttcgagtaaaaccatattgtttaataacatgatcaaagcgatggttccaactcctagatgcttgcttaagaccatagatggatctcttaagcttacacaccttcttagggttagatgtatctaCAAAatcttcaggttgtgtcatgtacacttcttcttctagaatcccattcaagaaggcggtttttacatccatttgccaaatctcataatcatgaaatgcggcaaccacTAAGAtaatcctaatggaccgaagcatagcgactggagcgaaggtttcatcatagtgaagaccatgaacttgagtgaaaccttttgccaccaatctagctttgtaaacatctatatATTTATCCATGCCGAGTTTGatcttaaagatccatttacactgaaggggtctcACTCCTTCAGGTAAATCCagcaagtcccatacttggttctcgtacatggaatccatttcggattgcatggcttcaagtcAATGCGCGGAGTCGGGGCCAGaaatggccgatttgtaggtagtaggttcgtcactttctaaaattAACAAATCACTATTTTCTTCTTCGATGTTTCTGAGGTAACGGTTAGGTGGATGACTGATTCTACCTGACTTCCTAAGAATGATTACCATCTCAGAAGAGGAGGGAACGTTATTCTCCACATTCTCCTCCACCTCATTcttggtttgtggctcttgaactttgtcaagttcaaattttttcCCACTcagtcttttagaaataaacttttttttttctagaaagacaacatcacgagccacaaacactttgttctcgtgacgGTTATAGAAGTAATAACCACTCGTTTCCTTAGGGAATCCTAcaaaaaagacatttgtcagaccttgGTGCGAGTTTGTCATCGGACTTGTTCTGGACATATGCCTCGCACCCCCAAATACTCATGAATGACAAATAGGGGACCTTCCCCTTCCATATCTTATATAGAGTCTTGTTGGCCGCTTTAGTCGAGCATCGATTTAGTGAGAATACTGTAGACAAGAGGGCGAAACCCTAAAATGAATCAGGAaactcagttagactcatcatagaccgaaccatatctaataaagttcggtttctccttttggCCAtgccatttaattgtggtgtgccaggaggagtccattgtgatacaaTGCCACAATATTTTAGGTGGGAATCAAATTCTTTGTTTaaatattcaccaccacgatcgaaTCATAGGGTTTTAATCTtcttatccaattggttctctacttcatgttgaaactctttgaacttctcaaaggcttcacttttgtgcttcattaagtagacataccgaTATCTACTTAAATTATCagtaaaagtgatgaagtagCGATTACCTCCTCTAGTGGTGATGGTTAATGGACCACACTCATCGGTATGTATAAgggccaaaacctcactagctcgtgtcccttttcccgtaAAAGaagcacgagtcatcttgcctaagaGACAAGACTCGCATACACCATAAGATTCGTAGTCAAATAGTTTGAGAACTTTGGATGAAACAAGTTtgttaatgcgtctttcgtttatatgacctaaacgacaatgccaaaggtaggattcattaggatcacccgttttgagcttctTGCTCTCTACATGATAAACTTCGTTAACATCATTAAGAACATAAATACCTCCAAtagaaatggccttgccataaaccaaattgtttaatgaaaaagtacaactctTGTTCTTGATCACAAAACAAAAACATTCCGCATCTAATACGGAGATGGTGATAATGTTCTTGGTTAAatttggtacaaaataacaataattcaaaaacaactctaaaccactatcTAAGGTGAGCATATAAGTCCCCACGGAAatggccgctactctagctccattccccaTGCAAAGATCTACATCACCCTTAGTTAGTGCTCGCacgtttcttaggccctgcaaatgattgcaaaggtgagaaccacatccGGTATCTAATACctaagtggaagtgcaagcataattaacgtctatcataTGGAGAGAGGAGGAGATTATACCTATTGgagtcacacgcccttccttgatatcctccaagtatttggggcaATTTCTCCTCCAATGCCCTTTGCCATTACAATGAAAGCATTCGGCATCGGATGGTGTGCGAACTTTTGAATTGGGGTTGCCATTCCGAATAGCTTTGCCCTTTCCCTTACTAAGTTTCTTGCCTTGTTTCTTGAATTGGGATTTATCCTTCCCTTTCCCATTCTTagctccaagagacatgttctttaatcTCATTGAAAGAACATCCTTTtggtcactcccactagcttccatatccctctccgcttgggtgaggagtgcatgaagtTCAtagtaactcttatccatgttaTTCATGTTGTAGTTCACCCTAAAGTGGGCGAACTTGTTGGAAAGCGAGTGGAGAATGCGATCCACCGCAAGAGTTTTTGGAATGTTACACCCAAGACGCTCTAGGGTGTTGATATGTTCGACCATGTTAAGGACATgaggaccaaccttttggcccttcTCAAGCTTATCTTCGAAAAAGTGTACCGCCGCTTCGTATTGGCGGattttaggtgtttgtgaaaacattgtagtcatgcgagtgaatatctcgtatgCATTTAGAGAAATGCATTGAAGCTTGAGTTTTGAGGACATCTACCATATCAAAACATTCTTAACATCATTGGACACTCTcatatagtcatcataggcgCTCCATACAGCCATAGTAGCCCTTGGTCCGGGCTCGGTGGGAGGGGGATCGATCAAGTAAACGATCACGTTATCAGATAACGCGACGCTCTTAATAGTGGATTACCATTCAACAAACTTGCTTCCGTCATCTTTTAAAGTACATTtttccattacggaccttagccaagAATCTTTTCCTAGTGGAGTAGTTGAAGAAGATGCCATTGCGAATTATGAAGCTACAACAAAAACAAGAAATATTTAGACATTCATTGTTATAATAATATACTTGTAAAAcaatttttatcaagttttagcatttatacaATGATCCCTCacgaaattatataaatgattccgagactcGCTTCTTAGATAAAAAGAAACATGTCATGCCACCTTTTATGTAAAATAACGGTAAGCCAAcatttgactaattctacctttagaactAGATTATTACAagttcggaaaccaactccttggtcccttgcctcttcattggaacaccttccaaaaatggcttcatcttgtgggatttggagctcgttttaaaAAATAACACCGTCTCGAAGAAACTCCGTCTTATGGAAATGCCGGTAATAAAAACTACTATAATcaaattacatagcaattcctattatacattaactaaaagaaaataaataaaatatattaattaattataaactgacgatacgagatcgtatttaattacaaacaaatcgctattcccattcattatgggtaataacgattaaaaataactaggccatactaggtacaaattataaaaatactttaaataaataaaattgattcattcaacaaaaataaaactctTGAAATGCTATAAAAATTCCAAAATCGCCCCTAGCATAATCATAAGTATCTAGCTCGGTTTTGTGGACTTACTCGATTTTTAACCgtttaaaaatcaataatcaacacttaaatctcatttaagctcAAACTAATTTTCTAAACTATTTTAGAACTCAAAAATTAGTCCCCACTACTTTgttgatgaataattagtttgaattGATATTCTTTGCTAATTATATCGGTTTTaacataacatttatgaaataattcAAAATAATTATAACCATtataaaattttgattttttttttgtatattatGGAACATATCCAGGGATCCAAAATGTCTAAATTTCCCCAAAAACTTTGAATAAATTTTGAGAATTAAAATATCCATATTTATTGGTTTATATCTTTATTAAAACCAATAAATATCAAAAAGAGATGAAATCAATTTTTAAATTTCACTATtaacttttaaaacatatttttgaATATAAAAAAATTTATATACCAAGGAAATATCGTTACACATTTTGAACATAATAATCCCATTTTATGGAccttttaaccattaaaaatcaataaCCATGCAAAACTCAATAACAaattacgaaattttacatactcTATGTAAAACATGTATGTGGTATTATATAAAATTGTCATGGCCAGAATCAACATgaaactatttttagttaacctTTTAACCAAAATACGATAATATTGACtcgattttatataaaaatgataatAATTAGCAAAGTAAATCCACAAATTACCAAATTTGATCACAACCATTTTAAGGTCAGTAGGTATATATGcaccaaaaatttcgtgctaaaacaaATTTTAACACCATTTTTGATTTTTTCCAAATTATTTCATAATTCGTTAAAATGCCTAAAATTAACATGCATGAcccaagcctaagctctgataccatatgaaAGTTCATGGACCCTAATTAGACTTCTCTAATTAGATTAACCAAATTCATTAATTTAGTTTATATTTtagatctatgtaacatgcataaAATATAAAAGCATTTTAATAAAAAGTATAAGGAAATCAAATTTCCTTACATTGGTTATAAGTAAATATGGGCACAACAAGATCTCCTATgtttgttgttcttgagcttacaaaaatgggatgatcctccaagaaatGCAAAGCCTCCAAATTAGAAGACCTCCAActgattgcacccaagaacaagtCACCCAAGTCCTaataaatattaactagataatatattAGGATACCCTTGAATATTAgttttaatattactaactattagTAAAAGTTTATAATTATTTGAgaggttttagagagataagtgTATTTTCCACAAAATGCATGAGTAAGTAAATAAGGAGAAAAATTCTCCTTATAAGACTTGAGTGGACCGGCCACCAAGAGGAGAGAGGGGAGGTTGAGTGCAATTATTTTATTAGTTGTATTCTAAGCATGCTAGTAATAATAACCTACCTAGATAAGacaaataataattaaattgGGAAGAGAAAAAGTAAAGCATGCATAAGACTAATGATGGTGTCTAAAGCACCTCATTTTTTAGTCCATTTACACGACACCCCATACCAATATGGGTCCATTTTGATTTTATAATTTGTCACACAAATTAATATATATCATTCACTTTATCATCTTATATGATATAAATGTTTCCCAATTATTTTGTCTAATAACACTCATATTATATATACATGTACAACTACATGTATATGACAAGTAATAGCACTAATCTCATTAGTCAAGTAGTACAATTTTcgtaaattaacaattaatttcTAAAACCCATCtcaataatttattattcaattatcgcataattaaataataaattctgTCGGCCCGAGTTCATAACTCGATCTCTCTAAATTAACTCAATTGACTAACTTTTAGTCagtttatcaagggactaattaaactgtatcacatacaattaattagatatttattggggctcgttcctttaggtgtgaccgaaagggatcagttgatcaccgccgtcatacgacaataacatcaaactctagtcagccaaccgttattgatttacgttaatcaactgacatgGATTACATTAATATAAGTATCCCTATTATATTactgtaatgagatttaatttgtatacgcactattgtggaggacactaactccaacacacCCTGCTTGTTAAATGGGCAAGAGGATACAGTGGAAACATACTCACTTCAGGCTGCTCCATCTCAAAGTTTATTAAATTGGCTTAGGACTGTAGAAAAGGGGCCAAGTAGAAGATactcaaatagccttgaagagagaTATAGTAACAAATATATTGGATGGGGAAACCCATCCTTGTATGCTAGGTGTTAGCTCAGTAGGGATAGTGGAGGCTATCACTCTTGGGCATGGGAAGCTTGGCTTAACTATTGGCCTTTATCCTAGCCTAACAAGGGTGCACATCTCTCCCTCCCCTACTGTAATGCACCAAGAATACAACAATAAGGATAGGTTGGATGGGtctcaaatagccttgaagagagaCTCACTGACTGATTCAAATAGGCACACCAGTCCTGAAAGAGAACCAGTTAGAATTAGGATAGGAGATGAGGATCCTCATGATAGAGGAGGCAAATGAAGATCTCATCTTGGAATATTTAGGAGGCAATGACCCCCTCAAGCAACAGGAAGTCCTGGATTTCCTGTGGTCCCAAAAGATTTATATGCTTGGAGTCCTTGAAACAAGAATAAAGGAAAAGAAAGCTCAAATAAAAAATAAGGAACAAATTCAGGGATTTTAATGTAGTCTGCAACTATAAAGCACATTATAATGGTAGAATTTGGCTCATCTGGAAGCCTTCTAGTGTGACTGTCACACCCCTGATATATGATACTCAGTTTATCCACTGTGAGGTACTGCATCATGCCACTTGTCATAAGTTTCATGTGACAATGATATATGCTAGTAATAATGCTAGGTAAAGGGATGCTCTTTGGTATCTCATTAGTATCAGCTCCACTGTAAAGGAATTGATTCTTCTTGGTGACTTTAATGTGGTCAGAAATGCTGATGAACGAGTTATTAACACACCCACTAACCTTGCTGACAACCTTGACTTTAATTCTTGCCTGCTCCAATGTGAGGTAGATGATAGTAATGGCATATGATGTGAGCTTAATCGGACTAATAAGCAGGATATATATTGAGGATAGGGTTTGGTCAAAAATTGATAGAGCCCTAGCTAATCCATCCTGGCTTGCCAAATTCCCCGCCACATCTGCAAATTTTCTTCCTCCTGGAATCTCTGATCACTCTCCCATCCTTGTTACTATTTTTGAAGATAAGCATGTCAGAACAAGATTCAGTTTCCTTAATTGTTGGATGGAGCACCTGCTTATCACAATCTCATTCAGGAAGCTTGGATGGAACAAGTTAATGGCTCTCTGATGTTCAAGCCTTTTGCTAAGCTAAAAAATGTACAAAATAAGCTCCTCTTGATGCACAAAGAAAGCTTTACTGATATTTCTTCAAGGATCAAGACTTGCAAAGATAATCTCCACCTTTGTCAGCAGCAAATTCAGGAGGATATTCACTCCTCTACTCTTCTGGACCAGGAGAGGATACTTCTGGCTACTTATATGAAACTTAAACAAGCTGAAGGAAATATTCTCAAGCAAAAAGAAAAAATTGCAAACATTTCATATAATGATTTATCCTCCAAATATTTTTATGCAAGAATTCATGATAGAAAGCAATAACAAATCATTGGACAAATCAAAGACAAAGATGGCCAGGATAGAGTTGGATTGGATGATGTTGCAGTTGGTTTTGTTGATTACTATAAAAGTCTCCTTGGCACCTTTATTGACACTACCCTCCTTGATTCACACTTCATTCAGCAGGGGCAGTGTGTACAGGAAGAGCAATTTATAGGATTAATAAAGCCTATTGAATGTTCTGAAATTAAAGATGCTCTTTTCAATATTGGCTCTGACAAGAGCCCTGAGCCTGATTGGTTCTCCTCTGCCTTCTTCAATGCCTCTTGGGATCTTGTGGGACCCGATTTCTGCAAGGGAGTCCAAACCTCTTTTAGAACTAGTAGATTAAGCAAGCAGGCAAATGCAACATTAATTACTCTAATCCCTAAAAAACAGGTTAGTAGCACTGTTTTGAATTTTAGGCCCATCTCTTTTTGCTCAACCTTCTACAAGATCATTAGTAAAATCCTCTCAAATAGGATCCAAAATATTGTCCCTCAAATTATAGGGCCTGAGCAGGCCGCCATTATAGTAGGGAGGAATATCCATGTAAACATAATGATGTCTCGGTCACTAGTCAAAGAATATGAAAGGAATTATTTGACACCTAGATGCTTAATCAAGGTTGATCTTAGGAAGGCCTTTGATTCTATCCAGTCggattttatgaaaaatatgctTGCTGCTTTTAATTACCCCACTCAGTTTATTGACTGGATCATGGGATGTATATCAAGCTCATGGTTCTCTCTCAAACTTAATGGATTTGTACATGATTTTTTCAAAGGAAAGAGTGCACTAAGATAGAGAGATCTcttatctccttat is a genomic window containing:
- the LOC141632427 gene encoding uncharacterized protein LOC141632427; this encodes MAYDVSLIGLISRIYIEDRVWSKIDRALANPSWLAKFPATSANFLPPGISDHSPILVTIFEDKHEAWMEQVNGSLMFKPFAKLKNVQNKLLLMHKESFTDISSRIKTCKDNLHLCQQQIQEDIHSSTLLDQERILLATYMKLKQAEGNILKQKEKIANISYNDLSSKYFYARIHDRKQ